The Musa acuminata AAA Group cultivar baxijiao chromosome BXJ2-2, Cavendish_Baxijiao_AAA, whole genome shotgun sequence genome has a segment encoding these proteins:
- the LOC135605913 gene encoding brassinosteroid LRR receptor kinase BRL2-like: protein MLAFPSSLCTPRMDGHFQMLSPAVMLLLLLFMKLPSSLSSSSTSTETDRDALVLFKNSIQEDPNGVLWSWQLNQSPCSWYGVSCWQGRATELDLSSCHLSGTLSFRPLSSLDMLSVLNLSSNAFYINSTSALLQLPPSLQRLDLSSAGLSGLVPEDFSRKYPNLEHVNLSHNNLTGSLPANLMPQSGNLRVLDLSFNNFSGGMSDLVVLGNSCKGLLYLDLSANRIADAIPSSLSNCNGLRTLNLSSNAVTGEIPQSFGELRRLERLDLSDNYITGSIPYGLGNACGSLVQLKLSDNNISGALPDSFYSCYSLRLLDLANNNMSGPLLNDMLQNLGSLESLLVSNNFISGPFPSSVLRLQQLRIADFSSNKLTGAIPPDVCSGESSLEELRVPDNLITGRIPAQLSNCSQLKTIDLSINYLQGPIPPELGRLKNLEHLMLWFNGLHGPIPAELGQCSRLRNLIVNNNFISGDMPVELFNCSNLEWIALTSNGITGEIRPEFGLLSRLAVLQLANNSLSGEIPRELGNCSSLVWLDLNSNRLRGEIPPRLGRQLGAKASSGILSGNTLAFVRNVGNSCKGVGGLLEFAGIRPERLLQVPTLKTCDFTRLYSGAALSDWTHYQTLEYLDLSYNELYGNIPEEFGDMVVLQVLDLAHNRLTGEIPATLGRLRNLGVFDASHNRMQGSIPESFSNLSFLVQIDLSDNNLSGPIPARGQLTTLPASQYANNPGLCGVPLPPCQPPSNLPTAIPSSYGKQERRSSAAAWANSVVLGVLVSVASLCVLIVWAIVMRARHREAEEAKMLSSLQATHAATTWKIEKEKEPLSINVATFQRQLRKLKFSQLIEATNGFSAASLIGCGGFGEVFKATLKDGSSVAIKKLIHLSYQGDREFMAEMETLGKIKHRNLVPLLGYCKVGEERLLVYEYMTFGSLEDMLHGRTKPRDAALSWEERKKIARGAAKGLCFLHHNCIPHIIHRDMKSSNVLLDDQMDARVSDFGMARLISALDTHLSVSTLAGTPGYVPPEYYQSFRCTAKGDVYSFGVVMLELLTGRRPTDREDFGDTNLVGWVKMKVREGKGREVFDGELLLTNGAEEDKEMARFMEITLQCVEDFPSKRPNMLQVVAMLRELNSAAVDGAAT, encoded by the coding sequence ATGCTTGCTTTTCCCTCTTCCTTGTGCACTCCAAGGATGGACGGTCACTTCCAAATGCTCTCCCCCGCTGTCATGCTGCTTCTCCTCCTGTTCATGAAGCTGCCTTCGTCCCTGTCGTCGTCGTCCACGAGCACAGAGACGGACCGAGATGCCCTCGTCCTCTTCAAGAACTCGATTCAGGAGGACCCAAATGGAGTTCTGTGGAGTTGGCAGCTCAACCAGAGCCCATGTAGCTGGTACGGCGTCTCCTGCTGGCAAGGAAGAGCCACCGAGCTCGACCTCAGCAGTTGCCACCTCTCGGGGACGCTCTCTTTCCGCCCTCTCTCATCGCTCGACATGCTGTCGGTCCTCAATCTCTCCTCCAACGCCTTCTACATCAACTCCACCTCTGCTCTGCTTCAGCTCCCGCCGTCGTTGCAGCGGCTCGATCTCTCCTCTGCTGGCCTCTCCGGCCTTGTACCGGAGGACTTCTCTCGCAAGTATCCTAATCTTGAACATGTAAATCTCTCCCACAACAATCTAACTGGTTCTCTCCCAGCGAATCTGATGCCACAGTCGGGTAATCTCCGAGTTCTCGATCTCTCCTTCAACAATTTCTCGGGTGGCATGTCTGATCTTGTTGTGCTTGGCAACTCCTGCAAGGGCCTGCTCTACTTGGATCTCTCGGCAAACAGGATCGCCGATGCGATCCCTTCCTCCCTATCCAACTGCAACGGCCTGAGGACCTTAAACCTCTCGTCGAATGCGGTTACAGGGGAGATCCCTCAATCTTTCGGCGAGCTCCGAAGGCTGGAGAGATTGGATCTCTCGGACAACTACATCACTGGTTCCATTCCGTATGGTCTGGGAAATGCTTGCGGATCGCTGGTGCAACTGAAGCTCTCCGACAACAACATTTCTGGTGCACTTCCCGACTCGTTCTACTCGTGCTATTCGCTTCGATTGCTCGACTTGGCGAACAACAACATGTCCGGCCCTCTGCTGAATGATATGCTGCAAAATCTTGGTTCCTTGGAGAGCCTCTTGGTGAGCAACAACTTCATTTCTGGGCCATTTCCGAGCTCCGTCCTCCGTCTGCAGCAGCTGAGGATTGCGGACTTCAGTTCCAACAAGCTCACCGGCGCCATACCACCAGATGTTTGCTCTGGTGAATCCTCGCTCGAAGAGCTGCGAGTTCCTGATAACCTGATCACCGGCCGCATCCCAGCTCAGCTGTCCAACTGTTCGCAGCTGAAGACGATAGACCTCAGCATCAACTATCTCCAAGGCCCGATTCCGCCGGAGCTCGGAAGGCTCAAGAACCTGGAGCATCTGATGCTCTGGTTCAACGGCTTGCATGGACCGATCCCCGCGGAGTTGGGCCAATGCTCGCGGCTCAGGAACCTCATCGTCAACAACAACTTCATCAGCGGCGACATGCCGGTCGAGCTGTTCAATTGCAGCAACCTCGAGTGGATCGCGCTGACGAGCAACGGGATCACCGGGGAAATCCGCCCGGAGTTCGGCTTGCTCTCGAGGCTGGCGGTGCTGCAGCTCGCCAACAATAGCCTGAGCGGGGAGATCCCCAGGGAGCTCGGCAACTGCAGTAGCTTGGTGTGGCTGGACCTGAACAGCAATAGGCTCAGGGGTGAGATCCCGCCGCGCCTTGGccggcagctgggagccaaggcgTCGAGTGGAATTCTGTCGGGCAACACCTTGGCATTCGTCAGAAACGTGGGGAATTCCTGCAAAGGGGTGGGAGGGCTGCTGGAGTTCGCGGGGATCAGGCCGGAGAGGCTACTGCAGGTGCCGACGCTGAAGACCTGCGACTTCACTCGATTGTACTCCGGCGCGGCGCTCAGCGACTGGACGCACTACCAAACACTGGAGTACCTCGATCTATCCTACAACGAGCTCTACGGCAACATCCCCGAGGAATTCGGAGACATGGTGGTGCTGCAGGTGCTCGACTTGGCGCACAACAGGTTGACAGGGGAGATTCCGGCCACCCTCGGCCGCCTCCGAAACCTCGGCGTCTTTGATGCTTCGCACAACAGGATGCAGGGGAGCATTCCGGAGTCCTTCTCCAACCTCTCATTCTTGGTGCAGATCGACCTGTCGGACAACAACTTGTCGGGGCCGATTCCGGCGAGAGGGCAGCTCACCACGCTTCCGGCGAGCCAGTACGCGAACAACCCGGGCCTCTGCGGCGTCCCGCTGCCCCCGTGCCAGCCACCGAGCAATCTCCCGACCGCCATTCCGTCGAGCTACGGGAAGCAGGAGAGAAGAAGCTCGGCAGCCGCTTGGGCGAACAGCGTCGTTCTCGGGGTCCTCGTCTCGGTGGCTTCGCTGTGCGTTCTTATAGTGTGGGCAATCGTCATGCGCGCGAGGCACAGGGAGGCAGAGGAAGCCAAGATGCTAAGCAGCCTGCAAGCCACGCATGCGGCGACAACATGGAAGATCGAGAAGGAGAAGGAGCCTCTGAGCATCAACGTCGCCACCTTCCAGCGGCAGCTCCGCAAACTCAAGTTCTCGCAGCTCATCGAGGCCACCAACGGCTTCTCCGCGGCCAGCCTCATCGGGTGCGGCGGCTTCGGCGAGGTGTTCAAAGCCACGCTCAAGGACGGATCGAGCGTCGCGATCAAGAAGCTGATACATCTGAGCTACCAGGGTGACCGGGAGTTCATGGCGGAGATGGAGACGCTAGGCAAGATAAAGCACAGGAACCTGGTGCCGCTGCTGGGCTACTGCAAGGTGGGGGAAGAGAGGCTGCTCGTCTACGAGTACATGACCTTCGGGAGCCTCGAGGACATGCTGCACGGCCGAACGAAGCCGCGGGACGCGGCGCTGAgctgggaggagaggaagaagatcgCGCGCGGCGCCGCCAAGGGCCTGTGCTTCCTCCACCACAACTGCATCCCCCACATCATCCACCGCGACATGAAGTCGAGCAACGTGCTGTTGGACGACCAAATGGACGCAAGAGTGTCCGACTTCGGCATGGCTAGGCTGATCAGCGCGCTGGACACGCACCTGAGCGTGAGCACGCTCGCCGGCACGCCCGGGTACGTGCCGCCGGAGTACTACCAGAGCTTCCGCTGCACCGCCAAGGGCGACGTGTACTCCTTCGGGGTGGTGATGCTGGAGCTGCTGACGGGGAGGCGCCCTACCGACAGGGAGGACTTCGGGGACACCAACCTGGTGGGCTGGGTGAAGATGAAGGTGAGGGAAGGGAAAGGGAGGGAGGTGTTCGACGGGGAGCTCCTGCTCACAAACGGCGCAGAGGAGGATAAGGAGATGgccaggttcatggagatcacgctGCAGTGCGTGGAGGACTTCCCGTCGAAGAGGCCCAACATGCTGCAGGTGGTGGCCATGCTGAGGGAGCTCAACTCTGCTGCTGTGGATGGAGCTGCAACTTAA